The Candidatus Eisenbacteria bacterium genome contains a region encoding:
- the fusA gene encoding elongation factor G produces MGRQFPLERTRNIGIMAHIDAGKTTVTERMLYYTGRVHRLGEVHDGTATMDWMDLERERGITITSAATTCFWNDSRINIIDTPGHVDFTVEVERSLRVLDGAIGVFCSVGGVEPQSETVWRQADRYRIPRLAFVNKMDRVGADFGRAVRMMREKLGANAVPIQIPVGAGESFTGLVDLVRMKMVINDDKTFGKEYHEEEIPVALLPEAETARAEMIDAFAEFDEKTLEQYVEGKSPSEADLRRAIRAGTLSGRVYPVLCGSALKNRGVQRLLDAVVEYLPSPLDVPPMKGIDPRTEKTVERHADDKEPFCALAFKVRADSYVGKLTYFRAYSGVMKSGDQIVNARTGRKERIGRILLMHANKREEVQEVYSGDIAAAVGMKHVFTGDTICRIDKPVVLESMTFPEPVISVAIEPKTRADEEKLNDSLSRMAEEDPTFRYAVDEETGQTIISGMGELHLDIITTRMAREFGVGANVGKPQVAYRETIRGTARSETKFVRQAAGRGQYAHVIIEIAPAEDGEVFRFENQTPPESIPKEFIAAVESGLRGAMGSGALAGYELTGLRVVLTGGSYHDTDSTEPAFSTAASMALHDAVRKADPVLLEPVMAVEIVVPEDYTGAVIGDLNGRRGQINGTDQRADAKVIDAHVPLVEMFGYATALRSLTQGRASHTMQFLRYEEVPSRIAEAMISRMRGF; encoded by the coding sequence ATGGGTCGGCAGTTTCCGCTCGAGAGAACGCGCAACATCGGAATTATGGCGCACATCGACGCGGGGAAGACCACGGTCACGGAGCGGATGCTTTACTACACCGGTCGTGTTCACCGGTTGGGAGAAGTCCACGACGGCACAGCCACGATGGACTGGATGGATCTGGAGCGAGAGCGCGGGATCACCATCACCTCGGCCGCGACAACCTGCTTTTGGAACGATAGCAGGATCAACATTATCGACACTCCAGGCCACGTCGACTTCACCGTCGAAGTCGAACGGTCCCTGCGGGTCTTGGACGGCGCGATCGGCGTTTTCTGTTCCGTAGGGGGCGTGGAACCCCAGTCCGAGACGGTCTGGCGACAGGCCGATCGGTACCGGATTCCGCGGCTGGCCTTCGTCAACAAGATGGACCGCGTCGGCGCCGATTTCGGCCGCGCGGTCCGCATGATGCGCGAAAAACTGGGCGCCAATGCGGTGCCGATTCAGATCCCGGTCGGGGCCGGCGAGAGTTTCACCGGTCTGGTCGATCTGGTGCGGATGAAGATGGTCATCAACGACGACAAGACTTTCGGCAAGGAATACCACGAGGAGGAGATCCCCGTGGCGCTTCTGCCGGAGGCGGAGACAGCCCGCGCCGAGATGATCGACGCGTTCGCCGAGTTCGACGAGAAGACCCTCGAGCAGTACGTCGAGGGGAAGTCGCCGTCCGAAGCGGACCTGCGCCGAGCGATCCGGGCGGGAACTCTCTCCGGGCGCGTCTACCCGGTCTTGTGCGGCTCGGCGCTGAAGAACCGGGGGGTGCAGAGGCTCCTCGACGCGGTGGTGGAATATCTCCCCAGCCCGCTCGACGTGCCGCCGATGAAGGGGATCGACCCGCGGACGGAAAAGACGGTGGAGCGCCACGCGGACGACAAGGAACCATTCTGCGCGCTGGCGTTCAAGGTCCGGGCCGACTCCTACGTGGGAAAGCTGACCTACTTCCGCGCCTATTCGGGCGTGATGAAGAGCGGCGACCAGATCGTGAACGCCCGCACCGGCCGCAAGGAACGGATCGGCCGGATCCTCCTCATGCACGCCAACAAGCGGGAGGAGGTCCAGGAGGTCTACTCCGGCGACATCGCCGCGGCGGTGGGCATGAAGCACGTGTTCACCGGCGACACGATCTGTCGGATCGACAAGCCGGTGGTGCTCGAGTCGATGACCTTCCCGGAGCCGGTGATCAGCGTCGCCATCGAGCCGAAAACGCGGGCGGACGAGGAAAAGCTGAACGATTCCCTCTCCCGCATGGCCGAGGAGGACCCCACCTTCCGGTACGCCGTGGATGAAGAGACGGGCCAAACGATCATCTCCGGGATGGGTGAACTCCACCTCGACATCATCACCACCCGGATGGCTCGTGAGTTCGGCGTCGGAGCGAACGTGGGAAAGCCGCAGGTGGCGTACCGCGAGACGATTCGTGGGACGGCTCGGTCGGAAACCAAGTTCGTCCGGCAGGCCGCCGGCCGCGGGCAGTACGCGCACGTGATCATCGAGATCGCGCCGGCGGAGGACGGAGAGGTGTTCCGTTTCGAGAACCAGACGCCGCCCGAGTCGATTCCGAAGGAGTTCATCGCCGCGGTCGAGAGCGGCCTTCGGGGCGCCATGGGGAGCGGCGCGTTGGCCGGCTACGAGTTGACCGGCCTCCGGGTGGTTCTGACGGGTGGTTCCTATCACGACACCGATTCCACCGAGCCCGCCTTCAGCACCGCCGCCTCGATGGCGCTTCACGACGCGGTGCGGAAGGCGGACCCGGTCCTGCTGGAGCCGGTGATGGCCGTCGAGATCGTCGTTCCGGAGGATTACACCGGAGCGGTGATCGGCGACCTGAACGGCCGGCGCGGCCAAATCAACGGCACCGACCAGCGGGCGGACGCCAAGGTGATCGACGCCCACGTGCCCCTGGTGGAGATGTTCGGATACGCGACGGCGCTCCGTTCGCTCACCCAGGGCCGGGCGAGCCATACGATGCAGTTCCTCCGTTACGAGGAGGTCCCCTCGCGAATCGCGGAGGCGATGATCTCCCGGATGCGGGGGTTCTGA
- the rpsG gene encoding 30S ribosomal protein S7, which yields MPRKKYAKKNETMPDPVHGSVLVTKFINSLMGGGKRSTAESILYGALDSIENKTGQPGLAVFKAAVANAKPILEVKSRRVGGATYQVPVEVRHERRTSLAIRWLIGFAAGRSEHSMREKLAGELLAASKKEGSTIKKREDTHRMAEANKAFAHYRW from the coding sequence ATGCCGAGAAAGAAGTACGCCAAGAAAAACGAAACGATGCCCGATCCGGTGCACGGCAGCGTTCTCGTCACCAAGTTCATCAATTCGTTGATGGGGGGCGGGAAGCGGAGCACGGCGGAAAGCATCCTGTACGGCGCTCTGGACAGCATCGAGAACAAGACGGGGCAGCCCGGCCTGGCCGTGTTCAAGGCGGCCGTGGCCAATGCCAAGCCGATTCTCGAGGTGAAGTCCCGGCGGGTCGGCGGCGCCACCTATCAGGTGCCGGTTGAAGTTCGTCATGAGCGCAGGACGTCGCTCGCCATTCGTTGGTTGATCGGCTTCGCCGCGGGGCGTTCCGAGCACTCCATGCGGGAAAAGCTCGCGGGGGAATTGCTCGCCGCCTCCAAGAAGGAAGGGTCGACCATCAAGAAGCGCGAGGACACGCATCGGATGGCGGAAGCCAATAAGGCCTTCGCCCATTATCGTTGGTAG
- a CDS encoding 30S ribosomal protein S12, translating into MPTISQLVRKGRKVAKNKTKAPALQACPQKRGVCTRVYTTSPKKPNSALRKVARVRLTNGIEVTSYIPGEGHNLQEHSLVLVRGGRVKDLPGVRYHIIRGALDASGVDGRTQSRSKYGTRRPKK; encoded by the coding sequence TTGCCGACGATCAGTCAGTTGGTCCGAAAGGGCCGAAAGGTGGCGAAGAACAAAACCAAGGCGCCGGCCCTGCAGGCGTGTCCGCAGAAGCGGGGCGTTTGCACGCGCGTGTATACCACCTCCCCGAAGAAGCCGAACTCGGCGCTACGGAAGGTGGCCCGCGTTCGGCTGACGAACGGGATCGAGGTGACCAGTTATATTCCCGGTGAGGGGCACAATTTGCAGGAGCACTCTCTCGTGCTGGTTCGCGGCGGACGAGTGAAGGACCTGCCCGGTGTCCGTTACCATATCATCCGGGGCGCGCTCGACGCTTCCGGCGTCGATGGTCGCACTCAGAGCCGTTCCAAGTACGGAACGAGAAGACCGAAGAAGTAA
- the rpoC gene encoding DNA-directed RNA polymerase subunit beta' produces the protein MRVQLASPEIILGWSFGEVTKPETINYRSFKPEKDGLFCEKIFGPVKDWECNCGKYKRIRYRGVVCDRCGVEVTQAKVRRERLGHIKLAVPVSHIWYFKGIPSRIGHLLNMSVRDLERILYYESYVVIDPKDTPLQQKELLAEERYLMLRKEFGADGFVADMGAGAIKKLLADVNIEEMASELRVNIKVETSVQRKKETLKRLKVVEAFRQSGNQPDWMILDVIPVLPPDLRPLVPLEGGRFATSDLNDLYRRVINRNNRLKKLMEIRAPEVILRNEKRMLQEAVDALFDNGRRSRAVRGPGNRPLKSLSDMLKGKQGRFRQNLLGKRVDYSGRSVIVVGPELKLHQCGLPKNMALELFKPFIIKKLEDKGYVQTVKSAKKLVEREKPEVWDILEEIIKDHPVLLNRAPTLHRLGIQAFQPVLVEGKAIRIHPLVCAAFNADFDGDQMAVHVPLSFEAQIEARLLMLSSRNILAPASGKPVASPSQDIVLGCHFLTRQREGAKGQGIAFTDFDEAEVAYQQGAVELNSKIRVRVDGKVIETTLGRVIFNRIIPAELGFINQTMDKGALEGLVGDAHALLGMERTAAFLDDLKDLGFNYATIAGVTVGIDDIMVPAEKESVIGAARDEVNRIYDQYKSGHITNGERYNKVIDTWTRATSQVADTMFRGMGEADQGFNSVYMMASSGSRGSKEQIRQLAGMRGLMGKPQKKLTGQMGEIIESPILSNFKEGLSVLEYFISTHGARKGLADTALKTADAGYLTRRLVDVAQDVIITEDDCGTILGLDISALKEGEKVIEPLSDRILGRVAVEDVIHPISGETIVEAGVEIREVEAMAAEEAGIEVVRIRSVLTCESRRGVCAKCYGRNLANGRMVSLGEAVGVIAAQSIGEPGTQLTLRTFHIGGTAARIAEETSLNSKVHGTVRFSDRVRTLKLPDGTHAAIGRHGEVEILDDEGRVRVKHRVPFGARLVVKDGEQVEEGQVIFEWDPYSTPIISERKGRVKFLDIIDEVTVREELDDKTGLRQRVIIDIREKNLHPTIRIEGASGRKMAEYLIPTGARILCHDGDEVQGGEILAKIPREISKTRDITGGLPRVAELFEARKPKDAAVVTEIDGTAKFSGTVRGLRRLVVTNESGSEKEYLIPHGKHLMVKEGDYVVAGEPLSEGPINPHDILRIKGNNAVQEYLVNEIQEVYRLQGVKINDKHIETIVRQMLQKVRIEDPGDTVFLEGDQVSKAVVREENERLIAEGGKPATFQPLLLGITKASLSTESFVSAASFQETTRVLTEAAIRGATDNLLGLKENVIMGNLIPAGTGVSRCRRIRLVNQELPEDEIPFDEELLEEPDLDEEIDDEDEGGDEEKVLDRT, from the coding sequence ATGCGCGTTCAACTCGCCTCACCCGAAATCATCCTCGGTTGGTCCTTCGGAGAGGTGACCAAGCCGGAGACGATCAATTACCGCTCCTTCAAACCGGAGAAGGACGGGCTCTTCTGCGAGAAGATCTTCGGTCCGGTGAAGGATTGGGAGTGTAACTGCGGCAAATACAAGCGGATCCGCTATCGCGGCGTGGTCTGCGATCGATGCGGCGTCGAGGTGACCCAGGCGAAGGTCCGCCGGGAGCGCCTCGGCCACATCAAGCTCGCCGTGCCCGTCTCTCACATTTGGTACTTCAAGGGAATTCCGAGCCGGATCGGGCATCTGCTCAACATGTCCGTGCGCGATTTGGAGCGCATCCTCTACTACGAGTCCTATGTGGTCATCGACCCGAAGGACACGCCGCTCCAACAGAAGGAGCTGCTGGCGGAGGAGCGCTACCTGATGCTCCGCAAGGAGTTCGGCGCCGACGGGTTTGTCGCCGACATGGGCGCGGGCGCGATCAAGAAACTGCTCGCCGACGTGAACATCGAGGAAATGGCGAGCGAACTCCGCGTCAACATCAAGGTCGAGACGTCCGTGCAGCGGAAGAAGGAAACGCTGAAGCGGCTGAAGGTCGTCGAGGCGTTCCGCCAGTCCGGCAACCAACCGGACTGGATGATCCTCGATGTGATTCCCGTGCTTCCACCCGACCTGCGCCCGTTGGTGCCGCTCGAGGGGGGGCGTTTCGCCACTTCCGATCTGAACGATTTGTACCGCCGGGTGATCAACCGGAACAACCGTCTCAAGAAGCTGATGGAGATCCGCGCGCCGGAGGTGATTCTCCGGAACGAGAAGAGGATGCTCCAAGAGGCGGTGGACGCCCTCTTCGACAACGGCCGGCGCTCCCGCGCCGTGCGCGGTCCGGGTAACCGCCCCCTCAAGTCCCTGTCGGACATGCTGAAGGGGAAGCAGGGCCGTTTCCGCCAGAACCTGCTCGGCAAGCGGGTCGACTACTCCGGCCGCTCGGTCATCGTGGTCGGCCCGGAGCTGAAGCTGCATCAGTGCGGCCTGCCCAAGAACATGGCTCTCGAGCTTTTCAAGCCCTTCATTATTAAGAAGCTCGAGGACAAGGGTTACGTGCAGACCGTCAAAAGCGCCAAAAAGCTGGTGGAGCGGGAGAAGCCGGAGGTCTGGGACATCCTCGAGGAGATCATCAAGGACCACCCGGTGCTTCTGAACCGAGCGCCCACCCTGCACCGCCTCGGCATCCAGGCTTTCCAGCCGGTGTTGGTGGAGGGGAAGGCGATCCGGATCCACCCGCTCGTTTGCGCCGCATTCAACGCCGACTTCGACGGCGACCAGATGGCGGTTCATGTCCCGCTCTCCTTCGAGGCGCAGATCGAGGCGCGCCTGCTGATGCTCAGCAGCCGGAACATCCTCGCCCCGGCGAGCGGCAAGCCGGTGGCGTCTCCCTCGCAGGACATCGTTCTCGGGTGCCACTTTCTGACCCGCCAGAGGGAGGGGGCGAAAGGGCAGGGAATTGCCTTCACCGATTTCGATGAGGCGGAGGTCGCCTATCAGCAGGGCGCGGTGGAGTTGAACAGCAAGATCCGCGTCCGGGTGGACGGCAAGGTGATCGAGACCACCCTCGGCCGGGTGATCTTCAACCGAATCATTCCGGCGGAACTCGGCTTCATCAATCAGACCATGGACAAGGGGGCCCTGGAGGGGCTCGTCGGTGACGCCCATGCCCTGCTCGGTATGGAACGGACCGCCGCGTTCCTGGACGACCTGAAAGATCTCGGATTCAACTACGCCACCATCGCCGGAGTCACCGTCGGGATCGACGACATCATGGTGCCGGCGGAGAAAGAATCCGTGATCGGCGCCGCCCGTGACGAGGTGAATCGGATCTACGACCAGTACAAGAGCGGTCATATCACCAACGGCGAGCGCTACAACAAGGTGATCGACACATGGACCCGCGCCACGAGCCAGGTGGCGGACACGATGTTCCGCGGCATGGGCGAGGCGGACCAGGGATTCAATTCGGTCTACATGATGGCCAGCTCCGGGTCCCGAGGTTCGAAGGAGCAGATCCGGCAGCTCGCCGGAATGCGCGGGCTGATGGGCAAGCCGCAGAAGAAGCTCACGGGCCAGATGGGCGAGATCATCGAGTCGCCGATTCTCTCCAACTTTAAGGAGGGGCTTTCGGTGCTCGAGTACTTCATCTCCACCCACGGCGCCCGCAAGGGTCTGGCCGACACGGCGCTGAAAACCGCCGACGCCGGCTACCTGACCCGACGCCTGGTGGACGTCGCCCAGGACGTGATCATCACCGAAGACGACTGCGGCACCATTCTGGGCCTGGACATCTCCGCCCTCAAGGAGGGGGAGAAAGTCATCGAGCCCCTGTCGGACCGGATCCTCGGCCGCGTGGCGGTGGAGGACGTGATTCATCCGATTTCGGGCGAAACGATCGTCGAAGCGGGCGTGGAGATCCGCGAGGTCGAGGCGATGGCCGCCGAGGAGGCGGGGATCGAAGTCGTCCGCATCCGGTCGGTGCTCACCTGCGAAAGCCGCCGCGGCGTCTGCGCGAAGTGTTACGGCCGGAACCTCGCCAACGGCCGCATGGTCAGCCTCGGCGAGGCGGTAGGCGTGATCGCCGCGCAGTCCATCGGCGAGCCGGGTACGCAGCTCACCCTGCGGACCTTCCACATCGGCGGCACCGCGGCGCGCATCGCCGAGGAGACGTCGCTGAACTCCAAGGTGCACGGCACGGTCCGTTTCAGCGACCGCGTGCGCACCCTCAAGCTGCCGGACGGAACCCACGCCGCGATCGGCCGTCACGGCGAGGTGGAGATTCTGGACGACGAGGGACGGGTGCGAGTGAAGCACCGCGTCCCCTTCGGCGCCCGCCTGGTGGTCAAGGACGGCGAGCAGGTCGAGGAAGGGCAGGTCATCTTCGAGTGGGATCCTTATTCCACGCCGATCATCTCCGAGCGGAAGGGGCGCGTAAAGTTCCTGGACATCATCGACGAGGTGACGGTCCGTGAGGAGCTGGACGACAAGACCGGCCTTCGGCAGCGTGTGATCATCGATATCCGGGAGAAGAACCTTCACCCGACGATCCGGATCGAGGGCGCGAGCGGCCGAAAAATGGCGGAGTACCTGATCCCCACCGGCGCCCGGATCCTCTGCCACGACGGCGACGAGGTCCAGGGGGGCGAGATCCTCGCCAAGATCCCGCGCGAGATTTCCAAAACCCGCGACATCACCGGCGGTCTTCCCCGGGTGGCCGAGCTGTTCGAGGCGCGGAAACCGAAAGACGCGGCGGTGGTCACGGAGATCGACGGCACGGCCAAGTTCTCCGGCACCGTTCGGGGGCTCCGGCGGCTTGTCGTCACCAACGAGTCCGGTTCGGAGAAGGAGTACCTGATTCCCCACGGCAAGCACCTGATGGTCAAGGAAGGGGATTACGTGGTGGCGGGCGAGCCTCTCTCCGAGGGGCCGATCAACCCCCACGACATTCTCCGGATCAAGGGAAACAACGCCGTGCAGGAGTATCTGGTGAACGAGATCCAGGAGGTGTACCGCCTCCAGGGAGTGAAGATCAACGACAAGCACATCGAAACGATCGTGCGCCAGATGCTTCAGAAGGTCCGGATCGAGGATCCGGGCGACACGGTCTTCCTCGAGGGGGACCAGGTCTCCAAGGCGGTCGTCCGCGAGGAGAATGAGAGGCTGATCGCGGAGGGGGGGAAGCCGGCCACATTCCAGCCCCTCCTTCTGGGGATCACCAAGGCCTCCCTCTCGACGGAGAGTTTCGTCAGCGCCGCCTCCTTCCAGGAGACGACGCGGGTGCTCACCGAGGCGGCCATCCGGGGCGCCACGGACAACCTGTTGGGATTGAAAGAGAACGTGATCATGGGGAACCTGATTCCGGCCGGGACCGGCGTGAGTCGTTGTCGCCGCATCCGACTGGTAAATCAGGAGTTACCCGAAGACGAGATCCCCTTCGACGAGGAACTCCTCGAGGAGCCCGATCTGGACGAGGAGATCGACGACGAAGACGAGGGGGGGGACGAGGAAAAAGTCCTTGACAGAACCTAG